From Dechloromonas sp. A34:
CGCCGTGCGGCGATCGGCCGCCAAGCAGCCGCCGACGCCGCCGAACTCACCTGGTTGAGCCGGGCCCGGCGCGTCCTCGACTACATGGGGCAAAGTCCCGCAACGGAATCGCGCTGATGAAAATTGCTTTCGTCGATGTCACCGTCACCGTCACCTATGGCGGCATCCAGACCGCGGTCTGGGAACTGGCCAGAGCCCTGCACGATCTCGGCCACACGGTCAGCGTCTTCGGTGGTGATGGCACGATTCGTCCGGATCTCGGCGGCCGTGCCATCGAGGTCAGGACCTTCCCCTTCACCCCGCGCGAAAAGGCCCCCGACCTCGGCAACCGCTTCCGCCGGCTCTGGGAGCGCTGGACCTTCGCCCGCCATGCCAAGGCCGCAGTCATCGCCGGCGATTTCGACTGGGTGGTGATCACCAAGCCCTTCGACTTCTTCTGGCCGATGCTGATGCCGGCCGGCAGCAAGACCCGTTTCGCCTTGCGCAGCGGCGGCACCAGCTTCATCGCCGGCGACCGCTATCTGGCCCGCGGCATCGATGCCTTGTTCGCCAACAGCTATTTCAACGGCTGGCAGATCAAGAGCCGCTACGGCCGCTTCCCGACCATCATCTACAACGGCGTCGATCTCGACCGTTTCGGGCCGCAGCACCGCGCCCCCGCCCTGCGCGCCGGACTCGGCCTGCCCGACGATGCGCTGCTGTGCATCTTCGCCGGCCGCCTGGTCGGCTGGAAAGGGGTAGCCTACAGCCTGCGCGCCCTGGCCAGCGAACGCCTCGCCGGCTTGCCGCTGTACTTCGCGGTGATCGGCAGCGGACCAGAGGAAAAGAAACTCAAGGCCCTGGCCGAGAGTCTCGGGCTGGCCGATCGGGTCTTCTTCCTGGCCGGCAGGCCGCACGGCGAACTGCCCGCCTGGTGGGCGAGTGCGGACATCGGGCTGTTCGCCAGCGTCGGCGACGAGGGTTTCAGCAACAGCATGGCCGAGGCGCTGGCCAGCGGCCTGCCGGTAATCGCCACCGCCTTCAGCGGCAACCCGGAAACCGTCGGCAACGAAGGCAGTTGCGGCCTACTGGTCGCGCCCGAGAATGCCGATGCGCTGGCCGATGCGCTGTTTGTCCTGGCGACCGATGGCGAATGTCGCAAGCGGATGGGAGAGGCGGCCCGCCAGCGGATCGCCAGCCAGTTCACTTGGGACCGCGTCGCGCAGCGCCTGCTGGCGGGGCTGAAATGAATCGTCTGGCGCGGATCATGCACGTCCATTTCTGGGGCGATGTTCGCCTCCAGGCCGGTAGCGTGGACAAGGTGATCGCTGCTTTTGCCCGCATGGATGAGCCGGATTTCGACATTGCCGTCGCCTGTCCGGGTAGCGGTGGGATGGAGCGGAGCGCGGCGGCGACCTGGCACTTCTTTGCCGAGGATCGCCTGAAGAATCGCCTTGCCAACAAGCTGCTCGGCCTCAAGCTCTTCACCTACAGCGAACTGGCGGCACTGATCGAGCGCGAGCGGCCCGACCTGCTTCACATGCACAACCGCCATGCCCTGCTCGCTCCGCTGCTGGCCCGCCTGGACTATCGGCCGCGCGTGCTCTGCCACTACCACCGCAAGTTCGGGGAATTCGTGGTTCCTCCGCAAGCCGACGGCTTGATTGCGGTCAGCGACGCCGTGCGGGCCGCCCTCCAGGCCGCGGCATCGCCGACCATGCCGGTCACGGTCTTGCACAACCCGGTGCCGGAAGCGCTCGGCGTTTCCCTGCCCTACCAACCGGGCAACCGGCCGCGCCTGGTCTATGGCGGCGGACGTCAGCAGAACAAAGGTTTCTTCGAACTCGAGGCGGCGCTGGGCAACGGGCTGGCCGAGCAGTTCGACGTCGTCCTTTGCGGCCCGGGTTTCGACGGCTATCAGCCACCGTTCCCGGCAAGAGTCGCCGGGATGTTGCCTTCGGATGCCTTTCTGGCGGAACTGCGGGCCGCCGATGTCGTTGCCATGCCCTCGCACCATGAGGGCTTCAGCATTCCTGCCCTCGAAGCCCTCGGACTGGGCAAATTGCTGGTCGCCACCCAAGGGGGCGGACTGGGTGAGATCCTCGATGCCGACAACGCCCTGATCCATCCGGCGGGCGATCCGACCGCCCTCGCCGGCTGCCTGCGCCAAGCCCTGGCCCTGCTGAGCCCGCAAGGGGCAGCGGCCGGCAAGCGCCTGCGCGACGCCGCTTCGCGCACGGCTGCTCGCTTTTCGGTCGCCGCGATCAACCGGCAGCTGGCTGCGATCTATCGACAATATCTGGGAATGACGCCCACGGAGTCTGTGTGAATCTAAGCTGGATAACGGAAAATCGGCGCGCCCTGGCCTTCCTCTGGGGCGGCCTCGTCGCGCTGAGCATGATGCGGGTGTGGTCATCGCTATTCTTCACGCCGATCTATCTGATGACAGTCCTTGCCCTGTTCGACCGCGAGACCCGCGACGGCCTGTGGCAACTGGCCGGCCGCTTGCCGCTCACCCTCGGCTATTTTGCGTTGGCGGCGTGTTCCCTGCTCTGGGCTGCTTCTCCGCATCTCGTACTACA
This genomic window contains:
- a CDS encoding glycosyltransferase family 4 protein, with the protein product MKIAFVDVTVTVTYGGIQTAVWELARALHDLGHTVSVFGGDGTIRPDLGGRAIEVRTFPFTPREKAPDLGNRFRRLWERWTFARHAKAAVIAGDFDWVVITKPFDFFWPMLMPAGSKTRFALRSGGTSFIAGDRYLARGIDALFANSYFNGWQIKSRYGRFPTIIYNGVDLDRFGPQHRAPALRAGLGLPDDALLCIFAGRLVGWKGVAYSLRALASERLAGLPLYFAVIGSGPEEKKLKALAESLGLADRVFFLAGRPHGELPAWWASADIGLFASVGDEGFSNSMAEALASGLPVIATAFSGNPETVGNEGSCGLLVAPENADALADALFVLATDGECRKRMGEAARQRIASQFTWDRVAQRLLAGLK
- a CDS encoding glycosyltransferase family 4 protein yields the protein MNRLARIMHVHFWGDVRLQAGSVDKVIAAFARMDEPDFDIAVACPGSGGMERSAAATWHFFAEDRLKNRLANKLLGLKLFTYSELAALIERERPDLLHMHNRHALLAPLLARLDYRPRVLCHYHRKFGEFVVPPQADGLIAVSDAVRAALQAAASPTMPVTVLHNPVPEALGVSLPYQPGNRPRLVYGGGRQQNKGFFELEAALGNGLAEQFDVVLCGPGFDGYQPPFPARVAGMLPSDAFLAELRAADVVAMPSHHEGFSIPALEALGLGKLLVATQGGGLGEILDADNALIHPAGDPTALAGCLRQALALLSPQGAAAGKRLRDAASRTAARFSVAAINRQLAAIYRQYLGMTPTESV